In a single window of the Zea mays cultivar B73 chromosome 5, Zm-B73-REFERENCE-NAM-5.0, whole genome shotgun sequence genome:
- the LOC100384256 gene encoding uncharacterized protein LOC100384256 — translation MSDPRGRAAGPDRYGDEPHDLPLAEDANGEEAWQTPEKEAVAVSEGAAARSGDTTPDAEQESDDGEEGVGSPDQAEPNASGEGVPPVAATVEPDGIVSGAKVETNSEDAISHDADEEEKDDDDDSTQDASPIAEVNVEGESGAVHRLEVEPDPFLDGDASGTEEEQAAFMVELERFHKEHSLEFKPPKFYGKGLNCLKLWRQVAHLGGHEQVTVCKLWRQVGETFRPPKTCTTVSWSFRIFYEKALLEYEKHKVRTGQLQIPPPGLPQPSGADREVVVNQSSSARVRRDVAARAMQGWHAHRLLANGTYGDNILKDKDSMPSSSRDNLKSFGVLKRKKASSPEYALKSSCSKINKSEEDSMVIDVGEPADWVKINVRQTKDCFEVYALVPGLLREEVHVQSDPAGRLVITGDPEQPDNPWEITPFKKVVNLPSRINPHQTSAVVTLHGFMSVLLRK, via the exons ATGAGCGACccgcggggccgcgccgccggtcCCGACCGCTACGGGGACGAACCGCACGACCTCCCGCTCGCCGAGGACGCAAACGGCGAGGAAGCGTGGCAGACGCCCGAGAAAGAGGCGGTTGCCGTGTCGGAAGGGGCCGCTGCGCGGAGTGGGGATACGACCCCGGACGCTGAACAGGAGAGCGATGACGGAGAGGAAGGAGTGGGCTCCCCGGATCAGGCGGAACCCAATGCGAGCGGGGAGGGCGTACCGCCCGTGGCCGCGACTGTGGAGCCGGATGGGATTGTTAGCGGCGCAAAGGTGGAGACGAACAGCGAGGACGCCATCAGCCATGACGCCGACGAGGAGGAgaaggacgacgacgatgactccacCCAGGATGCGTCTCCGATAGCCGAGGTGAATGTGGAGGGCGAGAGTGGCGCCGTTCACCGCTTGGAGGTGGAACCGGACCCCTTTCTCGATGGAGATGCCTCTGGGACGGAGGAGGAGCAAGCCGCGTTCATGGTGGAGCTGGAGCGCTTCCATAAGGAGCACAGTCTCGAGTTCAAGCCGCCCAAGTTCTATGGCAAGGGCCTCAACTGCCTCAA GTTATGGaggcaggtcgcccacctgggagGCCACGAGCAG GTAACGGTTTGTAAACTATGGCGTCAAGTTGGAGAGACTTTCAGGCCGCCAAA GACCTGCACGACTGTTTCTTGGTCATTTCGAATTTTCTATGAGAAG GCACTTCTTGAATACGAAAAACACAAAGTCCGGACTGGTCAGCTTCAGATACCACCGCCTGGTTTACCACAGCCTAGTGGTGCTGACCGTGAG GTAGTTGTAAATCAATCATCTTCTGCCAGAGTTAGAAGGGATGTTGCAGCACGTGCTATGCAGGGTTGGCATGCTCACCGCCTCCTTGCCAATGGCACTTATGGGGATAACATTTTGAAG GACAAAGATTCAATGCCATCTTCAAGTCGTGATAACCTAAAAAGCTTTG GGGTGCTCAAGAGAAAGAAAGCATCTAGTCCAGAGTATGCTCTCAAGTCGTCCTGCTCAAAAATAAATAAGTCTGA GGAAGATTCTATGGTCATTGACGTTGGAGAACCAGCCGACTGGGTGAAGATCAATGTGCGGCAGACT AAAGATTGCTTTGAAGTCTATGCActagttcctggacttctacgtgAGGAG GTGCATGTTCAATCAGATCCTGCTGGACGTCTGGTTATCACAGGGGATCCAGAGCAGCCTGATAATCCTTGGGAGATCACTCCGTTCAAGAAG GTGGTCAACTTGCCATCAAGAATCAATCCTCACCAAACATCCGCTGTTGTCACGCTTCATG GGTTTATGTCAGTTCTGTTGAGGAAATAG